A region of Leptidea sinapis chromosome 4, ilLepSina1.1, whole genome shotgun sequence DNA encodes the following proteins:
- the LOC126979907 gene encoding zinc finger protein 131-like, with product MANQEISLKWNGYQNNILHNVKELFKDEGLSDVTLVSEGHSFKAHKVILSANSAVFRTIFQQNPHKDPIIVLHDINTSSLRTLLTFMYNGEVNVTEEFLPVLLKTAEALRISGLSTGSEINQDDEKASPILGSHTKKRKKSNYEDSNSKVKKKLEPLNNVSSDVLKNCNVLPKVEPIDSPLTDYSGDNTNDTDIAVLDESDKRYRINLDLPNKSTTNESTKKGINEVSSTQPCLNNVCEKISSDCDKEVEIDKEVETVLQSGTLVESLNITTENLKLMTNEAIVKDKSGACYANPSFPCPFCPRVYNSWGYRRRHVKSRHVNTRLSCKWCVTVLSSTGAWYSHATKTHGVPHEEARNSLVVMVEAHAVLTLNEPSVAQLLGQVGIDASGTVSEKLSE from the exons ATGGCGAACCAAGAAATAAGTCTTAAGTGGAATGgctatcaaaataatatattacacaaCGTTAaggaattgtttaaagacgagGGATTATCAGATGTAACTTTAGTTTCAGAGGGACATAGCTTTAAAGCTCATAAAGTTATTCTCTCGGCCAATAGTGCAGTGTTTAGAACTATTTTTCAG CAAAACCCCCACAAGGATCCAATTATAGTTCTCCACGACATTAACACAAGTTCCTTGCGCACACTCTTAACTTTTATGTACAATGGGGAGGTAAATGTGACTGAAGAGTTCTTACCTGTCTTGTTAAAAACAGCAGAAGCTCTTAGAATATCTGGGCTTTCTACAGGTAGTGAGATAAATCAAGATGATGAG AAAGCATCACCTATTTTAGGGTCACATACCAAAAAGCGTAAGAAAAGTAACTATGAGGATAGCAATAGTAAAGTAAAGAAAAAGTTGGAGCCACTAAATAATGTCAGTTCAGATGTTTTGAAAAACTGT AACGTTCTGCCAAAAGTTGAACCAATTGACTCGCCGCTTACCGACTATTCTGGTGATAATACAAATGACACAGATATTGCAGTCCTTGATGAAAGTGACAAGAGGTATCGCATAAATCTAGATTTACCAAATAAGAGCACTACCAATGAATCCACAAAGAAGGGGATAAATGAAGTTAGCAGTACTCAACCATGTTTGAACAATGTCTGTGAGAAGATTAGTTCTGACTGTGACAAAGAAGTGGAAATTGATAAGGAGGTAGAAACAGTATTACAGAGTGGAACACTGGTGGAGTCATTGAATATTACAACGGAGAACTTAAAATTAATGACAAATGAGGCTATTGTAAAAG ATAAATCAGGTGCCTGCTATGCAAATCCGTCATTTCCATGTCCTTTTTGTCCGAGAGTATACAACAGTTGGGGCTACAGGAGAAGACATGTTAAATCTAGGCATGTGAATACCAG ATTATCATGCAAATGGTGCGTCACAGTACTATCATCGACTGGCGCGTGGTACTCGCATGCTACCAAGACGCATGGAGTGCCGCATGAAGAGGCAAGAAACTCACTGGTAGTAATGGTCGAAGCACATGCGGTACTAACTCTAAATGAACCAAGTGTGGCACAGTTATTGGGGCAAGTCGGAATTGATGCGAGTGGCACTGTGAGTGAGAAATTGAGTGagtga